From one Leifsonia sp. Root1293 genomic stretch:
- a CDS encoding aminoglycoside phosphotransferase family protein, whose protein sequence is MSDLGPVDPGRGGEMEWLRRWRLQPDGDAFETATSVLTPVLLADGKPGMLKVARVAEEIRGGAVLAAWNGHGAARVLAAEGAALLLERATGTRSLVRFVESGCDDEATRVLCEAAVTLHAASDDLLFADAGALDAPELVPLRVWFRELLNRADGTRATVAGSDPGFVRRAAAIARELLDGEDTGPQEVVALHGDIHHGNVLDFGERDWLAIDPKGLVGDRAFDYCNLLCNPSHERALEPGRLERQFAVAADASGLAPDRLARWLVAWCGLSSVWFAIDGDAAHTASAAAIGKRALALLR, encoded by the coding sequence ATGAGCGATCTCGGACCCGTCGACCCGGGTCGCGGCGGCGAGATGGAATGGCTGCGACGATGGCGTCTGCAGCCCGACGGCGACGCCTTCGAGACGGCGACGAGCGTGCTCACCCCCGTTCTGCTCGCCGACGGGAAGCCCGGGATGCTCAAGGTTGCCCGCGTCGCCGAGGAGATCCGGGGTGGTGCAGTGCTCGCGGCGTGGAACGGGCACGGCGCCGCCAGGGTGCTGGCTGCCGAGGGCGCCGCCCTCCTGCTCGAGCGGGCGACGGGGACGCGATCGCTCGTGCGATTCGTGGAGAGCGGATGCGACGACGAGGCGACGCGTGTGCTGTGCGAAGCGGCCGTCACGCTGCATGCGGCATCCGACGACCTGCTCTTCGCCGATGCCGGCGCACTCGACGCCCCGGAGCTCGTGCCGTTGAGGGTGTGGTTCCGGGAGCTGCTGAACCGCGCCGACGGGACGAGGGCGACGGTGGCCGGCAGTGACCCCGGTTTCGTGCGTCGTGCGGCCGCCATCGCCCGCGAGTTGCTCGACGGGGAGGACACCGGCCCTCAGGAGGTCGTGGCGCTGCACGGCGACATCCACCACGGCAACGTGCTCGACTTCGGCGAGCGCGATTGGCTCGCCATCGACCCCAAGGGACTCGTGGGCGACCGGGCGTTCGACTACTGCAACCTGCTGTGCAACCCGTCGCACGAGCGGGCTCTCGAGCCCGGGCGCCTCGAACGCCAGTTCGCGGTGGCTGCGGATGCCTCGGGCCTGGCACCCGACCGCCTGGCCCGATGGCTCGTGGCCTGGTGCGGGCTCTCCTCCGTGTGGTTCGCCATCGACGGCGACGCCGCCCACACGGCATCCGCCGCGGCGATCGGGAAGCGGGCGTTGGCGCTGCTGCGCTGA
- a CDS encoding NADP-dependent oxidoreductase: MPRVMIARSFDGPEALEPADEPTRTPGDGEVTISVLASGVNPADAKLLNGVWGRNPARLPLHPGSEVSGVVTAIGADAVGPAGPIAVGDEVIGYRVSGGYAEEITVPAESVLPKPPRLGWEEAAGLLLTGVTAFHLLEATGVGDGDVVIIHGGAGSVGFAAVQLAKLRGARVIATASERNHGLLEAFGAEPVVYGDGLVDRLRALVPDGADAALDTVGTDEALDASAALVADVDRIATVAGFERAAEIGAKRLGGGAGADPGTELRMAARLPLVELAGRGELTVRVARTYPLAEAAAALALVGEGHPGGKVILLP; the protein is encoded by the coding sequence ATGCCCCGTGTCATGATCGCCCGCAGCTTCGACGGCCCTGAAGCGCTCGAACCGGCCGACGAGCCGACCCGAACGCCCGGCGACGGCGAGGTCACCATCAGCGTTCTCGCGAGCGGCGTCAATCCTGCAGACGCCAAGCTGCTGAACGGGGTCTGGGGGCGCAACCCCGCGCGCCTGCCGCTGCATCCCGGCAGCGAGGTGTCGGGCGTCGTCACCGCAATCGGTGCGGATGCCGTCGGACCGGCCGGCCCCATCGCCGTCGGCGATGAGGTGATCGGCTACAGGGTCTCCGGTGGCTACGCCGAGGAGATCACGGTGCCGGCGGAATCCGTCCTCCCGAAGCCGCCGAGGCTGGGCTGGGAGGAGGCCGCCGGCCTGCTGCTCACCGGCGTGACGGCGTTCCACCTGCTCGAGGCGACGGGAGTGGGCGACGGCGACGTGGTGATCATCCACGGCGGAGCCGGTTCCGTCGGGTTCGCCGCCGTGCAGCTGGCGAAGCTCCGCGGCGCCAGGGTCATCGCCACGGCGAGCGAGCGCAACCACGGCCTGCTCGAGGCGTTCGGTGCCGAGCCCGTCGTCTACGGTGACGGGCTGGTCGACCGGCTGCGTGCCCTGGTGCCCGACGGAGCGGATGCCGCCCTCGACACCGTCGGCACTGACGAGGCCCTCGACGCCTCGGCCGCGCTCGTGGCGGACGTCGACCGCATCGCGACAGTCGCCGGCTTCGAGCGCGCCGCCGAGATCGGCGCGAAGCGACTCGGCGGGGGTGCAGGCGCCGATCCCGGCACCGAGCTGCGGATGGCGGCCAGACTTCCCCTCGTCGAGCTCGCGGGCCGCGGTGAGCTCACCGTGCGCGTGGCCCGCACCTACCCGCTCGCCGAGGCCGCCGCAGCGCTCGCCCTGGTGGGGGAGGGCCACCCGGGCGGGAAGGTCATCCTGCTGCCGTGA
- a CDS encoding putative protein N(5)-glutamine methyltransferase, producing MTPAAEAALVARLRAAGCVFAEEEAALLIDAARTTDELEHMAARRVDGNPLEGIIGWADFAGLRIAVDPDVFVPRRRSEVLVNEAVRLLTDAAPAGSPSTPSRAIPLVVDLCCGTGAIGMGIAARVPAIELLAADVDPVEVACARRNIEPAGGTVLLGDLYEALPDAARGRVDILVVNAPYVPTESIALMPPEARLHEPVVALDGGFDGLDIQRRVAAAASEWLVPGGHLLIETSVRQAPVTGAILTDAGLTTRVVHDDELDGTVVIGRAGTGTVARER from the coding sequence ATCACCCCTGCCGCCGAGGCCGCCCTCGTCGCCCGGCTGCGGGCAGCGGGCTGCGTGTTCGCCGAGGAGGAGGCAGCTCTGCTCATCGACGCGGCACGTACGACGGACGAGCTCGAGCACATGGCCGCGCGACGCGTTGACGGCAATCCCCTCGAGGGCATCATCGGCTGGGCGGATTTCGCCGGGCTCCGCATCGCCGTCGATCCCGACGTCTTCGTCCCGCGACGCCGGAGCGAGGTGCTGGTGAACGAGGCCGTGCGGCTGCTGACGGATGCCGCGCCTGCCGGGAGCCCATCGACGCCGAGCCGCGCGATTCCGCTGGTCGTGGACCTCTGCTGCGGCACCGGCGCCATCGGCATGGGCATCGCAGCGCGAGTGCCTGCCATCGAACTCCTGGCGGCCGACGTCGATCCCGTGGAGGTGGCCTGTGCTCGGCGCAACATCGAGCCGGCGGGCGGAACGGTCCTCCTCGGAGACCTCTACGAGGCGTTGCCGGATGCGGCACGGGGCAGGGTGGACATCCTCGTCGTCAACGCACCGTACGTGCCGACGGAGTCGATCGCTCTCATGCCGCCCGAGGCGCGCCTCCACGAACCGGTGGTCGCCCTCGATGGCGGATTCGACGGCCTCGACATCCAGCGTAGGGTCGCTGCGGCCGCATCCGAGTGGCTGGTGCCGGGCGGTCACCTGCTCATCGAGACCAGCGTGCGACAGGCGCCGGTCACCGGCGCCATTCTCACGGACGCCGGCCTCACGACACGCGTCGTGCACGATGACGAGCTCGACGGCACCGTAGTCATCGGGCGGGCAGGCACCGGAACCGTCGCACGGGAGCGTTGA
- a CDS encoding NAD(P)H-binding protein: MIRTAIIGGHGKIALLLSRSLTDAGHQAVGVIRNPEHSDDVRAAGGVPVVLDIETASADELAAALAAVASDGAGAVDAVVFAAGAGGGSGPGRKESVDHQGSVKSIAAARHGGIHRFVQISYIGADEPDTSGDESFAAYQVAKKAADDALRSSDLDWTIVRPGHLNDDAATGRVRIGDDVTSGSTSRANTAELIAGLLAAPIAFGAVLNVVDGDTPIAEALASLD, translated from the coding sequence ATGATCCGAACGGCCATCATCGGCGGCCACGGCAAGATCGCCCTGCTGCTCTCGCGATCGCTGACGGATGCCGGCCATCAGGCCGTCGGCGTCATCCGCAACCCGGAGCACTCCGACGACGTGCGGGCGGCGGGCGGCGTGCCCGTCGTTCTCGACATCGAGACGGCCTCAGCGGACGAACTGGCCGCTGCGCTCGCCGCAGTCGCCTCCGACGGAGCCGGCGCCGTCGACGCCGTGGTGTTCGCTGCCGGAGCGGGCGGCGGTTCCGGTCCCGGCCGCAAGGAGAGCGTCGACCACCAGGGTTCGGTGAAGTCGATCGCCGCGGCTCGACACGGCGGCATCCACCGCTTCGTGCAGATCTCCTACATCGGCGCGGATGAGCCCGACACCTCGGGCGACGAGTCGTTCGCCGCCTATCAGGTGGCGAAGAAGGCTGCCGACGACGCGCTGCGCTCGAGCGACCTGGACTGGACCATCGTGCGTCCAGGGCACTTGAACGACGACGCCGCGACGGGTCGGGTGCGCATCGGCGACGACGTCACCTCGGGCTCGACCAGCCGGGCGAACACGGCCGAGCTGATCGCCGGTCTTCTCGCGGCCCCCATCGCCTTCGGAGCCGTGCTCAACGTGGTCGACGGCGACACCCCGATCGCCGAGGCGCTCGCCTCCCTGGACTGA
- a CDS encoding helicase HerA-like domain-containing protein, translating into MSDEVQKAQAAAIAAAEEAERLQAAAQEAVLRAQEAAESARAAAASADASASESAVPASVAQTTAGPLEAEQVAAIRDGYAIAGAAIEMGSLVNGEPLADVQVRIPLGMMNRHGLVAGATGTGKTRTLQGLAEQLSANGVAVFAADIKGDLSGIATPGQSSEKLIARTKGIGQDWTPASFPVEYFSLGGIGNGVPIRATLAGFGPLLLSKALGLNATQESSLGLVFHYAEEKGLALLDLADLRAVLTYLVGDEGKAELVSLGGLSSATVGVILRELIVFADGGADVFFGEPEIDTSEFLRVAADGRGIISLLEVPGVADKPALYSTFLMWLLADLFNDLPEVGDLDKPKLVFFFDEAHLLFADASKDFLAQIVQTVRLIRSKGVGIFFVTQTPKDVPADVLAQLGSRVQHQLRAFTPDDAKALRATVTTYPKSGYDLAEVLTTLGTGEAIVTVMNEKGAPSPVAWTRLRAPQGLMSPTPETEIAAAVAASPLQAVYGTAVDRESASEILTAKMNAAAAAAQAVADAEAARKAEAEYAKQAAAISKQADAEAARAAKARRAADAEAARAAKEQAARAKAQGKVIGDVLGSRATRTILNGVLEGIFGTRRRR; encoded by the coding sequence ATGAGCGACGAGGTTCAGAAAGCCCAGGCCGCGGCCATCGCCGCCGCTGAGGAAGCGGAGCGGTTGCAGGCAGCGGCCCAGGAGGCTGTTCTCAGAGCTCAGGAGGCGGCCGAGTCCGCCCGTGCTGCTGCCGCGTCCGCCGACGCCTCGGCGAGCGAGTCCGCCGTACCCGCATCCGTCGCCCAGACGACCGCTGGCCCGCTCGAGGCCGAGCAGGTCGCGGCGATCCGCGACGGCTACGCCATCGCCGGCGCCGCCATCGAGATGGGGTCGCTCGTCAACGGGGAGCCGCTGGCCGACGTTCAGGTGCGCATCCCCCTGGGGATGATGAACCGGCACGGCCTGGTCGCCGGAGCCACCGGAACCGGAAAGACCCGCACGCTGCAGGGTCTGGCCGAGCAGTTGTCGGCGAACGGCGTCGCCGTCTTCGCCGCCGACATCAAAGGCGACCTCTCCGGCATCGCGACCCCGGGCCAGTCGAGCGAGAAGCTGATCGCACGCACGAAGGGCATCGGCCAGGACTGGACGCCAGCGAGCTTCCCGGTGGAGTACTTCTCACTCGGCGGAATCGGCAACGGGGTTCCGATCCGGGCCACCCTCGCGGGCTTCGGCCCGCTGCTGCTCAGCAAGGCGCTCGGACTCAACGCCACCCAGGAGTCGAGCCTCGGCCTCGTCTTCCACTACGCCGAGGAGAAGGGGCTGGCGCTTCTCGACCTCGCCGACCTGCGGGCCGTGCTCACGTACCTGGTCGGTGATGAGGGCAAGGCAGAGCTCGTGAGTCTTGGCGGGCTCTCCAGCGCGACCGTGGGCGTCATCCTGCGCGAACTCATCGTCTTCGCCGACGGGGGAGCGGATGTCTTCTTCGGCGAACCCGAGATCGACACATCGGAGTTCCTCCGCGTCGCCGCGGACGGCCGGGGCATCATCAGCCTGCTCGAGGTTCCCGGTGTGGCGGACAAGCCGGCCCTGTACTCGACCTTCCTGATGTGGCTGCTCGCCGACCTGTTCAACGACCTGCCGGAGGTTGGAGACCTCGACAAGCCCAAGCTGGTGTTCTTCTTCGACGAGGCGCATCTGCTGTTCGCCGATGCCTCGAAGGACTTCCTGGCCCAGATCGTGCAGACGGTGCGCCTCATCAGGTCGAAGGGCGTCGGCATCTTCTTTGTCACCCAGACCCCGAAGGACGTCCCGGCCGACGTGCTCGCCCAGTTGGGATCGAGGGTGCAACACCAGTTGCGCGCCTTCACGCCGGATGACGCCAAGGCGCTGCGCGCCACCGTGACCACCTATCCGAAGTCGGGCTACGACCTCGCCGAGGTGCTCACCACCCTGGGAACGGGCGAAGCCATCGTGACTGTCATGAACGAGAAGGGTGCGCCGAGTCCTGTCGCGTGGACCCGCCTGCGTGCCCCTCAGGGCCTCATGTCGCCGACGCCGGAGACCGAGATCGCGGCGGCCGTCGCGGCATCACCGCTGCAGGCCGTCTACGGAACGGCCGTCGACCGGGAGTCGGCATCCGAGATCCTCACGGCGAAGATGAACGCGGCGGCTGCGGCCGCCCAGGCCGTGGCCGATGCCGAGGCTGCGCGGAAGGCCGAGGCCGAGTACGCCAAGCAGGCGGCTGCCATCTCGAAGCAGGCCGATGCCGAGGCGGCCCGTGCGGCGAAGGCCCGGCGGGCTGCGGATGCCGAGGCGGCCCGTGCGGCGAAGGAGCAGGCCGCGCGCGCCAAGGCTCAGGGCAAGGTGATCGGCGATGTGCTGGGTTCCCGCGCCACCCGCACCATCCTGAACGGTGTGCTCGAGGGCATCTTCGGAACCCGCAGGCGGCGGTAG
- the pta gene encoding phosphate acetyltransferase: MARSIYLSSAEGHTGKSTIALGILATLTRTTAKVGVFRPIARSTTERDYVLDLLLEQATAGLDYDTCVGVTYDDVHTDPDAALSRIVERYKAVEAACDAVVIVGSDYTDVGSPTELGYNARIAANLGAPVLLALGGRLTQGGVGEALGRSDARTADDMRQFAELSLAELRVEHATLLAVIVNRADPDKRDDIVEAVASAIPGPTDVPVWAIPEDPVLVAPTMGAILEATDGTLIKGDKELLSREALGVVVAAMSMDNVLPRLVDGAVVVVPGDRTDVLLAVLLANASGTFPSLAGIVLNGGFELPEPIERLIEGVRSPLPVISTALTTYETAVRITHTRGRLAAESRNKFDTALALFEQNIDGDALIGLLDLNRSSVITPLMFEYGLIERARSERRRIVLPEGNDDRILRAAATVLARGIADITILGEPFEVRSRAIELGLDIAAADVVSPFDDVLRFKFANSYAELRAYKGKAAPTVEQARDTVTDVSYFGTMMVHLGLADGMVSGAAHTTAHTIRPAFEIIKTRPGVSVVSSVFLMALADRVLVYGDCAVIPDPTSEQLADIAVSSAGTAEQFGIEPRVAMLSYSTGESGSGADVEKVRDATAIVRERMPDLLVEGPIQYDAAADAAVAAAKAPNSAVAGRATVFIFPDLNTGNNTYKAVQRSAGAVAIGPVLQGLNKPINDLSRGATVQDIVNTVAITAIQAAG, encoded by the coding sequence GTGGCGCGAAGCATCTACCTGAGCTCTGCCGAAGGGCATACCGGCAAGTCGACGATCGCGCTCGGAATCCTGGCGACGCTCACCCGCACGACGGCGAAGGTCGGGGTGTTCCGTCCGATCGCCCGCTCCACCACCGAGCGCGACTACGTGCTCGACCTGTTGCTCGAGCAGGCGACGGCCGGCCTCGACTACGACACCTGCGTCGGCGTCACCTACGACGACGTGCACACCGATCCCGATGCAGCGCTCTCCCGCATCGTCGAGCGCTACAAGGCGGTCGAGGCCGCGTGCGACGCCGTCGTCATCGTCGGCAGCGACTACACCGACGTCGGCAGCCCCACCGAGCTCGGCTACAACGCCCGCATCGCCGCGAACCTCGGCGCCCCGGTGCTGCTGGCCCTCGGAGGCCGCCTCACCCAGGGCGGCGTGGGGGAGGCCCTCGGCCGCTCCGACGCCCGCACCGCCGACGACATGCGCCAGTTCGCAGAGCTCTCGCTGGCCGAGCTCCGCGTTGAGCACGCGACGCTGCTGGCCGTCATCGTCAACCGCGCCGATCCCGACAAACGCGACGACATCGTCGAGGCCGTGGCATCCGCGATTCCCGGACCGACGGATGTTCCCGTCTGGGCTATTCCGGAGGATCCCGTGCTCGTGGCCCCGACCATGGGGGCGATCCTCGAGGCGACGGACGGCACCCTCATCAAGGGCGACAAGGAGCTGCTCTCCCGCGAGGCGCTCGGCGTGGTCGTCGCCGCGATGTCGATGGACAACGTGCTGCCCCGCCTCGTCGACGGAGCCGTGGTCGTCGTTCCGGGCGACCGAACCGACGTTCTCCTCGCCGTGCTGCTCGCGAACGCATCGGGGACGTTCCCTTCTCTGGCGGGCATCGTGCTGAACGGCGGCTTCGAGCTGCCGGAGCCCATCGAGCGTCTCATCGAGGGCGTGCGTTCGCCTCTGCCCGTCATCAGCACGGCACTGACCACGTACGAGACGGCTGTGCGCATCACGCACACGCGCGGTCGGCTGGCCGCGGAATCGCGCAACAAGTTCGACACCGCCCTCGCCCTGTTCGAGCAGAACATCGACGGCGACGCGCTCATCGGGCTGCTCGACCTCAACCGCTCCAGCGTCATCACGCCGCTCATGTTCGAGTACGGCCTCATCGAGCGCGCGCGCTCGGAGCGCCGCCGCATCGTGCTGCCCGAGGGCAACGACGACCGCATCCTGCGTGCGGCAGCCACAGTGCTGGCGCGCGGAATCGCCGACATCACGATCCTCGGCGAACCGTTCGAAGTGCGCTCGCGGGCGATCGAGCTCGGTCTCGACATCGCAGCGGCCGACGTCGTCAGCCCCTTCGACGACGTGCTCCGCTTCAAGTTCGCCAACAGCTACGCCGAGCTGCGCGCCTACAAGGGCAAGGCGGCGCCGACGGTCGAGCAGGCTCGGGACACCGTCACCGACGTCTCGTACTTCGGCACCATGATGGTGCACCTCGGGCTCGCCGACGGCATGGTGTCCGGGGCGGCGCATACGACGGCGCACACGATCCGTCCGGCGTTCGAGATCATCAAGACCCGTCCGGGCGTCTCCGTGGTGTCGAGTGTGTTCCTCATGGCCCTCGCCGATCGCGTGCTGGTCTACGGCGACTGCGCCGTCATCCCCGACCCGACCTCTGAGCAGCTCGCCGACATCGCGGTGTCCTCCGCCGGAACCGCCGAGCAGTTCGGCATCGAGCCGCGCGTGGCGATGCTGTCGTACTCCACCGGCGAGTCGGGCTCGGGCGCCGACGTCGAGAAGGTGCGCGATGCGACGGCCATCGTTCGTGAACGGATGCCCGACCTCCTGGTCGAGGGCCCCATCCAGTACGACGCAGCGGCCGACGCCGCCGTCGCCGCGGCGAAGGCCCCGAACTCGGCCGTCGCCGGGCGCGCGACGGTGTTCATCTTCCCCGACCTCAACACGGGCAACAACACCTACAAGGCCGTGCAGCGAAGCGCCGGAGCCGTCGCCATCGGCCCGGTGCTCCAGGGCCTCAACAAACCGATCAACGACCTCTCCCGGGGAGCCACAGTGCAGGACATCGTCAACACCGTGGCCATCACCGCGATCCAGGCAGCGGGCTGA
- a CDS encoding acetate/propionate family kinase has product MASVLVVNSGSSSFKYQLIDSESERMLATGLVERIGEAQGRAVHTVVAGDGAEEKSERELPIADHTAGFAVMLDAIADLGPSLETHPVIAVGHRVVQGGARFFEPTVITDLVRINIDELSSLAPLHNPANLEGIVAAQKAFPDVPHVAVFDTAFHQTLPPAAYTYAIDAELAAKHRVRRYGFHGTSHRFVSRAAAEFLGRDVDDINQIVLHLGNGASACAVAGGSSVETSMGMTPLEGLVMGTRSGDIDPAVLLHLQRRAKLSVDEVDDLLNKRSGLLGLSGRGDMRDVVDASLAGDADAALALDVYVHRLRGYVGNYFAQLGRVDAVVFTAGVGENSPVIRARALEGLESFGIRIDAERNEARSRDARVISTDDSRLAVLVVPTNEELEIARQTLAVTRAAAG; this is encoded by the coding sequence GTGGCTTCAGTCCTGGTCGTCAATTCCGGTTCGTCGTCGTTCAAGTACCAGCTGATCGATTCCGAGAGCGAGCGGATGCTGGCCACCGGCCTCGTCGAACGCATCGGCGAGGCGCAGGGCCGTGCCGTGCACACCGTCGTCGCTGGTGACGGCGCCGAGGAGAAGTCGGAGCGCGAGCTGCCGATCGCCGATCACACGGCAGGCTTCGCAGTGATGCTCGACGCCATCGCCGACCTGGGCCCGTCGCTCGAGACGCATCCGGTGATCGCCGTGGGACACCGCGTGGTGCAGGGCGGAGCGCGCTTCTTCGAGCCGACCGTCATCACCGACCTCGTGCGCATCAACATCGACGAGCTGTCGAGCCTCGCGCCGCTGCACAATCCGGCGAACCTCGAGGGCATCGTCGCGGCACAGAAGGCGTTCCCCGACGTGCCGCACGTGGCCGTCTTCGACACCGCGTTCCACCAGACCCTGCCGCCCGCTGCCTACACCTACGCGATCGACGCCGAGCTCGCCGCCAAGCACCGAGTTCGCCGCTACGGGTTCCACGGCACATCGCACCGCTTCGTGTCGCGCGCGGCCGCCGAGTTCCTCGGACGCGATGTCGACGACATCAACCAGATCGTGCTTCACCTGGGCAACGGCGCGTCAGCCTGCGCGGTCGCGGGCGGCAGCTCGGTCGAGACGAGCATGGGCATGACGCCGCTGGAGGGTCTCGTCATGGGCACCCGCTCCGGTGACATCGACCCTGCCGTGCTGCTGCACCTGCAGCGCCGGGCCAAGCTCAGCGTCGACGAGGTCGACGACCTGCTCAACAAGCGCAGCGGACTGCTCGGTCTCAGCGGACGCGGTGACATGCGCGACGTCGTCGACGCCTCCCTCGCCGGAGATGCGGATGCCGCCCTCGCGCTCGACGTCTACGTGCACCGGCTGCGGGGCTACGTCGGCAACTACTTCGCCCAGCTCGGCCGGGTCGATGCCGTGGTGTTCACGGCCGGCGTCGGCGAGAACTCGCCGGTGATCCGCGCCAGGGCGCTGGAGGGCCTCGAGTCGTTCGGCATCCGGATCGACGCCGAGCGGAACGAGGCGCGGTCCCGTGATGCCCGCGTGATCTCGACGGACGACTCGAGGCTGGCCGTGCTCGTGGTGCCCACGAACGAGGAACTCGAGATCGCGCGGCAGACGTTGGCCGTCACGCGCGCCGCTGCTGGCTGA
- a CDS encoding winged helix-turn-helix domain-containing protein — protein sequence MSTDSPQPAPPTSVTVSDPKSMRALAHPLRLRLLGILRVEGPRTVGQLSEVVDEAPGSVSYHLGTLAKFGFVVEAPELARDGRERWWRAAHDSTRFDMADVRDDPERLGASVAMRQMVLQHYLAEQLQALDLEAGLESDWLAATTSGDIAAYLTVDEAAELSAEVQALAERWWDRGRTPRDGTRAVRLLYAVFPRP from the coding sequence ATGAGCACCGACTCCCCGCAGCCTGCGCCGCCGACATCCGTCACCGTCAGCGATCCCAAGTCGATGCGCGCTCTGGCGCATCCGCTGCGCTTGCGGCTGCTCGGCATCCTGCGGGTCGAGGGCCCCCGCACGGTCGGTCAGCTGTCGGAGGTCGTCGACGAGGCGCCGGGCTCGGTGAGCTACCACCTCGGAACCCTGGCGAAGTTCGGCTTCGTCGTCGAAGCGCCCGAACTCGCCCGTGACGGGCGCGAGCGGTGGTGGCGCGCGGCACACGACTCCACCAGGTTCGACATGGCCGACGTGCGCGACGATCCGGAGCGGCTGGGCGCCTCCGTCGCGATGCGCCAGATGGTGCTGCAGCACTATCTCGCCGAGCAACTGCAGGCTCTCGACCTCGAGGCCGGCCTCGAGAGCGACTGGCTCGCGGCGACGACGAGCGGGGACATCGCCGCCTATCTCACCGTCGACGAAGCCGCCGAACTGTCGGCCGAGGTGCAGGCGCTCGCCGAGCGGTGGTGGGACCGCGGCAGGACTCCTCGCGACGGCACCCGCGCCGTGCGCCTCCTCTACGCAGTGTTCCCGCGACCGTGA
- a CDS encoding MFS transporter: protein MTEFQTSTDAAFAPRRRLPLVALLTAQLVSLAGNAVTVIAVPLYVLQTTGSAVATGVAGVFATVPIVVGGALGGVIVDRFGFRVSSIVADIASGITVLAIPVLAATVGLPFWGLLLLVFLSGLLDTPGDSARASLVPDLAKLGRVPITRAAGAQSAIERSARLLGAALAGGLVVLAGPLGALFIDAASFAISALIVALLVPPASRRGAQGGDAGSAEERHPERYLAGLAAGFRFLWGNRLIRAVVLLVTATNAIDVAGMTVLKPVYATSVLGDPAALGAMIACFAAGALVGSVVFAGIGHRLAGRALFVSCFAVAGVLPYSAMAMEIPFLALSAVMLVSGFAAGAINPMISTVMYGTIPSTMRARVFGATSAGVAATMPLGAFLAGIAVESFGLQATLTAAAVLYGCLMLIPLIDRSFSGLSAARMETGSPTDAPAGKAAEPARE, encoded by the coding sequence GTGACCGAGTTCCAGACGTCGACGGATGCCGCTTTCGCTCCTAGGCGACGGCTCCCGCTCGTCGCGCTGCTGACCGCGCAACTCGTGTCGCTGGCCGGCAACGCTGTCACGGTGATCGCTGTGCCGCTGTACGTGCTGCAGACGACGGGGTCGGCCGTCGCCACCGGCGTGGCCGGTGTGTTCGCCACGGTGCCGATCGTGGTGGGCGGGGCTCTCGGCGGCGTGATCGTCGATCGCTTCGGGTTCCGGGTGTCGAGCATCGTCGCCGACATCGCCAGTGGCATCACGGTGCTCGCCATCCCCGTGCTGGCCGCCACCGTCGGCCTTCCGTTCTGGGGCCTGCTGCTGCTCGTGTTCCTGAGTGGTCTGCTCGACACCCCGGGCGACTCGGCCCGCGCGTCGCTCGTCCCCGATCTCGCGAAGCTCGGACGGGTGCCGATCACGCGCGCCGCCGGCGCCCAGAGCGCCATCGAACGGTCGGCGCGGCTGCTCGGCGCGGCGCTCGCCGGTGGACTGGTCGTGCTCGCTGGTCCTCTCGGGGCGTTGTTCATCGATGCGGCCAGCTTCGCGATCTCGGCCCTGATCGTGGCGCTGCTGGTGCCCCCGGCGAGCAGGAGGGGTGCACAGGGTGGCGATGCCGGGAGCGCCGAGGAGCGGCATCCGGAGCGCTATCTCGCGGGGCTCGCGGCCGGTTTCAGATTCCTGTGGGGCAACAGGCTGATCAGAGCTGTCGTGCTGCTCGTCACCGCGACGAACGCCATCGACGTCGCCGGTATGACCGTACTGAAACCGGTCTACGCGACGTCGGTGCTCGGTGATCCTGCGGCGCTCGGCGCCATGATCGCGTGCTTCGCCGCAGGTGCCCTCGTCGGATCGGTCGTCTTCGCCGGAATCGGACACCGCCTCGCCGGACGGGCGCTGTTCGTGAGCTGTTTCGCGGTGGCCGGCGTGCTGCCCTATTCGGCCATGGCCATGGAGATCCCGTTCCTCGCGCTGTCGGCCGTGATGCTCGTCTCGGGTTTCGCCGCCGGAGCCATCAACCCGATGATCTCCACGGTGATGTACGGCACCATCCCCTCGACGATGCGGGCACGGGTCTTCGGGGCGACCTCGGCCGGTGTCGCCGCCACGATGCCCCTCGGCGCATTCCTGGCGGGCATCGCCGTCGAGTCCTTCGGACTCCAGGCCACCCTCACCGCGGCGGCGGTGCTCTACGGCTGCCTCATGCTCATCCCGCTGATCGACCGGTCGTTCTCCGGTCTGTCCGCCGCGCGCATGGAGACGGGATCGCCGACCGACGCGCCTGCCGGGAAGGCGGCGGAGCCAGCGAGAGAGTAG